Proteins from a single region of Haliaeetus albicilla chromosome Z, bHalAlb1.1, whole genome shotgun sequence:
- the HINT1 gene encoding adenosine 5'-monophosphoramidase HINT1 — MADEVSKAQTARPGGDTIFGKIIRKEIPANIIYEDEQCLAFHDISPQAPTHFLVIPKKPIVRLSEAEDSDESLLGHLMIVGKKCAASLGLTNGFRMVVNEGPEGGQSVYHVHLHVLGGRQLGWPPG, encoded by the exons ATGGCGGACGAGGTCAGCAAGGCGCAGACCGCTCGCCCCGGCGGCGACACCATCTTCGGAAAGATCATCCGCAAGGAGATCCCCGCCAATATCATCTATGAGGACGAGCAG TGCCTTGCGTTCCACGATATTTCACCCCAAGCTCCAACACATTTCTTAGTGATTCCTAAGAAGCCAATTGTCAGGTTATCTGAAGCAGAAGATTCTGATGAATCT cttcTTGGGCATTTAATGATTGTTGGCAAGAAGTGTGCTGCTAGCCTGGGCCTGACCAATGGATTCCGGATGGTTGTGAATGAAGGGCCTGAGGGTGGGCAGTCTGTCTATCACGTACATCTCCATGTTCTGGGTGGTCGTCAGTTGGGCTGGCCTCCCGGCTGA